The Solidesulfovibrio sp. genome has a window encoding:
- a CDS encoding replication initiation protein → MSETNRHFEQTENRNLFEKSFVEKINNIKITDYDDWVSTCESLSCHFSLIPLYRTEKERNKCKLPIESDWEKYCHARLGFERSKFATSNPGIACGKASNIIVLKVLDRSLFKDFLVKNLFDLLDETFTAECGDGTIQYYFEYPDDGDNYKTMRIGREVDDVFGNTKEKIIFEIVGCDGYVLAPGALDPVAWKYGKILSNLIPAKTPAWILKILRTKKSKIIIKSRPSEIRKDNIEEPEKDSVANHTEVLRAEELNIAPQHSSPQERFKKHFDNLVGWGIGKDISSWTNPTDAFANSNYLAFPKSKRQYICLDLDWEGSATVWMDEGLPEPTITFVTRENGHSTLAYELEAPVYWPCELNNYKVRYAPVNYFKAIQKGYTVFVNGDTGYTNTTIKNPFSMNWRVTWSDKIYSLSYLADFITLVNSNRENNKFRTKQYAGRNDELFYTLSIWAYRNVKKYTSDDLFYNDLINVATSINSETIPINWPDRGPLGMAEVSGVARGVCKYAWMHRFNPNLKHLFKNYGILGFSPIPENIIGDDREQITRSRQSQGAYYTHDIVKNNTMKKIFDAIERLRIMKQKVSCRSISNESRVGYTNVKKYKKYIREILSK, encoded by the coding sequence ATGAGTGAAACTAACAGGCATTTTGAGCAGACAGAGAACCGAAATTTATTTGAAAAGTCTTTTGTCGAAAAAATTAACAATATTAAAATTACTGACTATGATGATTGGGTCAGCACCTGCGAAAGTTTATCATGCCATTTTTCTTTGATACCACTCTATAGAACAGAGAAAGAACGCAACAAGTGCAAGTTGCCCATTGAAAGTGATTGGGAAAAGTATTGTCACGCGCGTCTAGGATTTGAACGAAGTAAATTTGCGACAAGCAATCCTGGCATCGCCTGCGGGAAAGCAAGCAATATTATAGTTTTAAAAGTTTTAGATAGATCTCTATTCAAAGATTTTCTTGTTAAAAACTTGTTTGATCTTCTCGATGAAACATTTACCGCAGAGTGTGGTGATGGAACTATTCAATACTATTTTGAGTATCCTGACGATGGTGATAACTATAAAACAATGCGCATAGGAAGAGAAGTTGATGACGTATTTGGAAATACAAAAGAAAAGATTATATTCGAAATAGTAGGTTGTGATGGGTATGTTCTGGCTCCCGGCGCTCTTGACCCAGTCGCCTGGAAATACGGTAAGATTCTTTCAAATTTAATCCCTGCAAAAACTCCTGCTTGGATACTAAAGATTCTCCGAACTAAAAAAAGCAAAATAATAATTAAGTCTAGGCCTTCAGAAATCAGGAAGGATAATATTGAAGAACCAGAGAAAGACTCTGTCGCGAATCACACTGAGGTTCTTCGCGCGGAAGAATTAAATATAGCACCTCAACATTCTTCGCCGCAAGAAAGATTTAAAAAACATTTTGATAATCTCGTCGGCTGGGGCATTGGGAAAGACATTTCGAGCTGGACGAATCCGACTGATGCATTCGCAAATTCTAATTATCTCGCATTCCCAAAATCTAAGCGCCAGTATATTTGCCTTGATCTCGATTGGGAAGGCTCAGCAACAGTATGGATGGACGAAGGTCTTCCCGAACCAACTATCACCTTTGTAACAAGGGAAAATGGGCATTCCACATTAGCCTATGAACTAGAGGCCCCTGTGTATTGGCCATGCGAACTCAACAATTACAAAGTCAGATATGCCCCGGTTAACTATTTTAAAGCGATTCAGAAAGGCTACACGGTTTTCGTAAATGGAGATACTGGATATACAAATACGACTATTAAGAATCCATTTTCGATGAACTGGCGCGTCACTTGGTCTGACAAAATCTATAGTCTTTCATATTTAGCTGATTTTATTACTTTAGTTAATTCCAATCGCGAAAACAATAAATTTCGAACAAAACAATATGCTGGCCGGAATGACGAATTATTTTACACTTTAAGCATCTGGGCCTATAGAAATGTTAAGAAATACACCAGCGATGATCTATTTTATAACGATCTAATAAATGTAGCGACTTCCATAAATTCTGAAACAATACCCATCAATTGGCCTGATCGTGGGCCACTCGGGATGGCTGAGGTCTCCGGGGTTGCGCGCGGAGTATGTAAATATGCCTGGATGCATCGATTCAATCCGAATTTAAAACATTTATTTAAAAACTATGGTATATTAGGATTTTCACCTATACCCGAAAATATCATTGGGGATGACAGGGAACAGATTACTAGGTCTCGACAATCTCAGGGAGCTTATTATACCCACGACATTGTTAAGAACAATACGATGAAGAAAATATTTGATGCAATTGAAAGATTAAGAATTATGAAACAAAAAGTTAGTTGTCGCTCTATTTCGAACGAGAGTCGTGTTGGATATACCAATGTAAAGAAATATAAAAAGTATATACGTGAAATATTATCAAAATAA
- a CDS encoding DUF6573 family protein, with translation MDGIHVIFSYTRKQALEDGVLIDVTEHANRIGFKVNACVTDHLYHECLVPPAGLEGEGQSLEGRLTDLLFRTLIAARAFGAGSRVEFDVLFLMEPGVWRSVAVLAVMGPGDHGEPVLTIMLPEDE, from the coding sequence ATGGATGGAATTCATGTCATTTTCAGCTATACGCGGAAACAAGCCCTCGAAGATGGGGTACTGATCGACGTCACCGAACATGCAAACAGAATCGGTTTTAAAGTAAATGCTTGTGTCACCGATCACCTCTATCACGAGTGCTTGGTGCCGCCGGCCGGGCTGGAAGGAGAAGGTCAATCCCTCGAGGGACGGCTGACCGATCTTCTCTTCCGCACCTTAATTGCTGCGAGGGCATTCGGTGCCGGCAGCCGCGTCGAATTTGACGTGCTGTTTCTCATGGAGCCCGGCGTATGGCGCTCTGTCGCGGTCCTGGCGGTGATGGGGCCAGGCGATCACGGAGAGCCAGTGTTGACCATTATGCTGCCGGAGGACGAATAA